From Solibacillus sp. FSL W7-1464:
AGGAGCATCGAGGAATGCTGTTATCTACAGAAAACGAAGAATCTATCCAGCGTTTTATTTCAATCGTCTCAACAATGGAAAATATCAACGTAACAAGATTTCGTGAGCCAAAACTGCGTGATCGATTGGCTGTTCGGCATGGACATTATATCCCCAAAGATGCGGATGAAAAAAACACATTCCGGTTCGTACGTGACGAATTAGGAATTTTAGTTGATTTTATGGCCGAATTATTCAAAAAGGAAGGGTCTAAATTAATTGGAATCCGTGGAATGCCGCGAGTTGGAAAAACAGAGTCGATCGTTGCCGCAAGTGTTTGTGCGAATAAAAAATGGATTTTCATTTCTTCTACTATGATTAAACAAACCGTCCGCAATGCGTTGATGGGCGATGAGTTTAATGGGAATAATATTTTTATATTGGATGGTGCCGTGACACGTCGCTCGACGGATGAACGCCACCAGCAGTTAGTTCGGGAAATCATGGGTATGCCGACGATAAAAGTCATTGAGCATCCAGATCTGTTCGTACAGCATTCATCATATAAAATAGAAGATTTTGACTATATTATCGAATTGCGCCATGAGCCGGATGAAGAAATAACATATGAAATTATCGAGAAGAATAATATGTTATCGAGTACAGACCATTTTGGCGGGTTTGGTTTTTAGTGAATAAGAGGGTACATGATGTGCCAACTTTATTTGAATATATTAAAAGTAGGTGTTTTTTTTGACGGAACTAGGAGCTCGCTTGAAGGAAGCGAGATTAGCTAGAGGCTATAGTTTAGATGATTTGCAAAATATCACAAAAATCCAGAAACGTTATTTAATAGGAATCGAAGAAGGCAACTATACGATTATGCCTGGTTCTTTCTATGTACGTGCCTTCATTAAGCAGTATGCCGAAGCAGTTGGTTTAGATGCGGATGAAGTATTGACTGAATATCGTAAAGACATTCCGGAAATGCAAAAAGAAGAGGTCGCACAATCGTTCACGCAAAGTCCGAGTCGCCGTAATATGAAAGCGACATCGAACAATAAAATGATGGAAGCAATGCCGAAATTGATCGTTGCATTGTTTGCGATTGTCATTATTGTCGTGATTACAACGCTATACTTCCAAAAAACGGACAATGTACCGGATGCAGTAGAAGATAACAAGCCGATTGAATACGAACAAAATCCGAATTCAGCACCAGCAAAACCTGTTGAAGACAACGAAGAAGACACAGACGCAGACGCTGAAGAAGACACTGAAGAAAATGTGGTGCCTGAAGAACCTGTCACGGAAGAGCCTGAAGCAGTTCAAACGATCAGTGAAGGTGTTGTACAAGGTGAAGATTCAACATTTGAAGTATCAGGAACAGACAGCTTAAAAGTTCGTGTTGTAGTATCAGGTGATACATGGGTTGGCATTCGTAACGAAAACCGCAATGAGCAAGTGCCGGCACGTGTCTACAAAGCAGGCGAAGTTGTCGAACATGATTCAACTGCAAATGGTTATGCACGTATTCGCTTAGGAAACTCAAAAGTGGCAAAAGTTTACGTGAATGATGTAGAATTAACATACGCACAAGATCTCGTTTCGCAAAACGTGATTTTAAAGTTAGTAAATGAAGAACAACAAGGAGAGTAGTCATCTTTAAAGATGGCTCTTTTCTTTCGATGAAAGGTGTTAGCAAATGAACATTCCAAATAAGATTACAGTCTCGCGCATTTTATTAATCCCACTATTTGTGATTGTAATGATGTTTGATTTCGGTTGGGGGAATATGACGCTGTTTGGCGCGGAAATGCAAGTGAACTATTTTGTCGGGGCACTTATTTTTATTTTCGCATCTGCAACGGACTGGGTAGACGGCTACTATGCCCGCAAATATAATTTAGTGACGAACTTAGGGAAGTTTCTGGACCCGCTTGCAGACAAGCTGCTCGTTTCTGCTGCCTTTATTTTACTGGTGGAAATCGACCTGGCACCTGCATGGATTGTCATTATCATTATTTCGCGTGAGTTCGCGGTGACGGGACTGCGACTGATTTTAGCAGGACAAGGGGAAGTCGTAGCGGCAAACCAGCTTGGTAAAATTAAAACGTGGGCCCAAATCGTAGCGATTTCTGCATTGATTTTACACAATACGATTTTTACATTGGTTGGCATACCTTTTGATACGATTATGCTTTATGTAGCATTGTTCTTTACAGTATGGTCAGGATGGGATTATTTCTATCTGAACCGTCGTGCACTGTTGGATTCAAAATAAATAAAATTTCTAAAACTAGGTTAGAATTTCTTTTAGGATAGGTAATAGTAATAAGTATCCGTAAAAGATAGAACAAGACTCGTGAAGGCGAGGAATGTTTTTCTAATCTAGTTTTTTTTACAGCCGTTATTTTAGCAAATGCTGTAAAAAAAGCCTCTGGCAGATGGCAAAGATTTTTTAAAGGAAAGGAAGTCAGCCTAAAAAAGTCGCGTCGTGCGGCAACCGCTGACTGACCCGTATCCTGTGGGCCTGCAATTTTGCCGAGGCGATATTGATATGATATTTAGGGGGTTTTAGGAATGAATGCAGAAATTATAGCGGTAGGATCGGAGTTATTATTAGGGCAAATCGCCAACACGAACGCGAAATTTATTTCGAGCCAGCTTTCGGAACTTGGCATCAATGTTTATTATCATACAGTTGTGGGAGATAACGAGGCGCGGCTTTTAGAGGCGATCAAAGTTGCGGAACAGCGCGCAGATCTTATTATCTTCTCGGGTGGTTTAGGTCCGACAAAGGATGATTTGACGAAGGAAGCGATTGCGAAACATTTGAATCGTACGCTAGTGTTCGACGAAACGGCGCTGTTTGCAATTGAGGAGTTTTTCTCGAAGCAAAGACGTCCAATGACGGAAAACAACCGGAAACAGGCGCTCGTGCTGGATGGCTGTGATGTATTGCTGAATCAGCACGGTATGGCACCGGGTATGTTTTTAAAGGAAAATGACCGCATTTATATTTTGCTTCCGGGTCCGCCGAAAGAACTCGAGCCGATGTTCCAATATGAAACAAAGCCAAAACTGGCGGCACTTCTCCATGACGGCGGTGTCATTTTATCGCATGTGCTACGCTTTTACGGCATTGGTGAAGCAGATCTGGAAACCCGCATACAGAACATTTTGGATGAACAGACAAATCCAACAGTAGCACCGCTAGCCTCAGACGGTGAAGTAACATTGCGCATTACGGCAAAAGCGCAAAACGAACCACAGGCATTTCGTCTTATTGAATTGAAGAAACGTGAAATACTCGATATAGTCGGGGAATACTATTACGGGGTAAATGACGAGTCATTAGGCTTCAAACTTGTGCAAATGCTTCTGGAAAATGAATTGACGGTTTCCGCTGCCGAAAGTTTAACGGCCGGTCTGTTCCAGTCTGAGCTGGCAGAAGTGCCGGGTGTCGGGTCCGCATTAATCGGCGGTGTCGTAACCTATACGAAAGAAGCGAAAATCAAACACCTCGGTATTTCCGAAGAACTGCTGGATGAATACGGAATCGTCAGCAGTGAATGTGCTGCGGCAATGGCGACACAAGTCCGTGAAAAGTTCGGTACGGATATCGGTGTCGGGCTGACGGGTGCAGCAGGACCGGGCGATCATGACGGACAGCCAGCAGGATCGATCTGGGTTGGGATTAAGATCGGTGAAACAGAGCCGCTCACATACAGACTGCAATTATCCGGTTCAAGAAATACAAACCGGATCCGCGCGGTGAAGTTTACGTTCAGCTATTTAATGAGGGAACTGGCGAATCAAGGGTACAAAAAATTGATTTAGTTGTCGGTTTGTTTTGAAAAAGACGATTTGGTCCGCTGTTTAAGGGCATTCAGGAACATTCAAAGAAAAAGCGAAAATATGTTCGCTTTTTTCTTGAATGTTATCTCATTAGCAAGTATAATAGAGACATAAGTTAAATAAAGCTTTTTCTTAAGGAGGAAATAGTTTGAGCGATCGTAAAGCAGCATTAGATATGGCGTTAAAACAAATAGAAAAACAATTCGGTAAAGGTTCTGTCATGAAGTTGGGTGAAAACTCGAACAACAAAATCGATACAACTTCATCAGGCTCTATCGCAATAGATGCAGCACTAGGTATAGGCGGATACCCGCGCGGACGTATTGTAGAAGTTTACGGACCGGAATCATCTGGTAAAACAACTGTTACATTACATGCCATCGCGGAAATTCAGGCTAACGGCGGTACAGCAGCATTTATCGATGCTGAGCACGCACTTGACCCGGTATACGCACAAAAACTGGGCGTTAACATTGACGAATTATTATTATCACAGCCGGATACAGGTGAACAAGCACTTGAAATCGCGGAAGCATTAGTGCGTTCTGGCGCGATCGATATTATCGTAATCGACTCTGTAGCAGCATTAGTGCCAAAAGCAGAGATCGAAGGCGAAATGGGTGACTCGCACATGGGTCTCCAAGCGCGTTTAATGTCTCAGGCATTACGTAAATTATCGGGTGTCATCAACAAATCGAATACGCTTGCTATTTTCATCAACCAAGTTCGTGAAAAAATCGGTGTTATGTTCGGTAACCCGGAAACAACAACAGGTGGACGTGCCCTTAAATTCTACTCTTCTATCCGTTTAGAAGTACGTCGCGGTGAAGCGATCAAGCAAGGTACAGAAATTATCGGTAACAAAACAAAAATCAAAGTCGTAAAAAATAAAGTAGCACCACCATTCCGTACAGCGGAAGTTGATATTATGTACGGTGAAGGGATTTCAAAAGAAGGCGAAATCGTCGACATCGGTGCAGAACTGGACATCATCCAAAAAAGCGGTTCCTGGTATTCTTACAACAGTGAGCGAATCGGCCAAGGTCGCGAAAATGTAAAACAATTCTTCAAAGAAAACCCTGCAATGAAAGAAGAAGTAACGGAAAAAATCCGTCAACACTTCGGTATCGGCGAACTCGGCTACACAATCGGCGCCAACGATACAACAGATGAAGAAGAACTGGACGAACTAGAATTATTCGAAAACGAAAAAGAATAATAGTGCAGACCCAAGCGAAGAATTTTGCTTGGGTTTTTGTTTTGGATTGGGGAGACTTGCAGGGGAGGGCGGTTTTGTGGCTTTGGTTAGATGGATGGGAGCGGGATTTGATTGATGGGATAGCGGGGTGTGCTGTACCTGGGGATTTTATTAGAACAACTATGGGGTTTATTAGAACAACTGCGGGGGATATTAGAAGATTAGGAGCGGTTATTAGAAAATGTTTGTGCTGTTGCAGATTTTGGATAGCGTTGCGTGCGGAAAGTGGCGAGAAAATGCTGCCGGGAATTTTTATTAGAACAAATTTTGGTATATTAAAAAATCTGCCTGGATATTAGAAGATCAGAAGAGGATATTCGAAAATCGGGAACACTTATTAGAAGAAGTGCCCGATATATTAGAAGATCGGACATTTATTAGAACAAATAAAAATATATTAGAACTTTTCAAGATATATTAGAACTTCCGGCCGCCAAGTGGGCACTGGAATTTGCCGGAACTTTTATTAGAACATCTATGGAGTTTATTAGAAGAACTCTGAGTGATATTAGAAGATTTGAAGCATTTATTAGAAAACATTTGTGCCAATGCTGATTTTGAATAGTGTTGCGTGCGGAAAGTGGCGAGAAAATGCTGCCGGGAATTTTTATTAGAACAAATTTTGGTATATTAGAAAATCTCGCCTGGATATTGGAAGATCAGAAGAGGATATTTGAAAATCGGGAACACTTATTAGAAGAAGCGCCTGATATATTAGAAGACTGAACATTTATTAGAACAAATAAAAATATATTAGAACTTTTCAAGATCTATTAGAACTTCCAGCCGCCTCGGCCACCCCGCCTGCCGCATCTCCTGAAACTTCCAGCCACCCCGCTGGCCGCACTGAAGCCAAGCCCGCCCATCAAATTCAGGAAACCCAACAATATACAAAACCCATCTCCACCCAACCCCCACCCCAAAATATAAAAACCCCTTAAACCATGGCTATTCTTGACATACCTTATTTTGAACTATACAATTAAAATGTATAATTTCTAAATTTTGAAATGAATAGGCGGTATGTTTGAACAATTCAGATATATTATGCCGACTAAAAGAACATCAGACATATATAGGCATAGGAGGGAAACGATATGGAAATGATACTCCCTGCTTTGCTAGGATTCGCTGTCGGTGTCGCTGTTATCTATTTCTACATGAAAAACGTGAATGAATCAAAAGTGACTGGTGCAAAGCATGTTGCCGAACAAATCGTGGAAGACGCGAAACGTGAAGCGGATGCACTTAAAAAGGAAGCACTGCTTGAAGCAAAGGATGAAACTCACAAATTTCGAACTGAAGCGGAAAATGACATTCGTGACCGTCGTGGAGAGCTTCAGAAACAAGAGAACCGTTTATTGCAAAGAGAAGAAAACCTTGACCGCAAAGATGATACTCTGAACAAAAGAGAGATAAGCCTGGAGCGT
This genomic window contains:
- a CDS encoding helix-turn-helix domain-containing protein, with the translated sequence MFFLTELGARLKEARLARGYSLDDLQNITKIQKRYLIGIEEGNYTIMPGSFYVRAFIKQYAEAVGLDADEVLTEYRKDIPEMQKEEVAQSFTQSPSRRNMKATSNNKMMEAMPKLIVALFAIVIIVVITTLYFQKTDNVPDAVEDNKPIEYEQNPNSAPAKPVEDNEEDTDADAEEDTEENVVPEEPVTEEPEAVQTISEGVVQGEDSTFEVSGTDSLKVRVVVSGDTWVGIRNENRNEQVPARVYKAGEVVEHDSTANGYARIRLGNSKVAKVYVNDVELTYAQDLVSQNVILKLVNEEQQGE
- a CDS encoding competence/damage-inducible protein A; this translates as MNAEIIAVGSELLLGQIANTNAKFISSQLSELGINVYYHTVVGDNEARLLEAIKVAEQRADLIIFSGGLGPTKDDLTKEAIAKHLNRTLVFDETALFAIEEFFSKQRRPMTENNRKQALVLDGCDVLLNQHGMAPGMFLKENDRIYILLPGPPKELEPMFQYETKPKLAALLHDGGVILSHVLRFYGIGEADLETRIQNILDEQTNPTVAPLASDGEVTLRITAKAQNEPQAFRLIELKKREILDIVGEYYYGVNDESLGFKLVQMLLENELTVSAAESLTAGLFQSELAEVPGVGSALIGGVVTYTKEAKIKHLGISEELLDEYGIVSSECAAAMATQVREKFGTDIGVGLTGAAGPGDHDGQPAGSIWVGIKIGETEPLTYRLQLSGSRNTNRIRAVKFTFSYLMRELANQGYKKLI
- the pgsA gene encoding CDP-diacylglycerol--glycerol-3-phosphate 3-phosphatidyltransferase gives rise to the protein MNIPNKITVSRILLIPLFVIVMMFDFGWGNMTLFGAEMQVNYFVGALIFIFASATDWVDGYYARKYNLVTNLGKFLDPLADKLLVSAAFILLVEIDLAPAWIVIIIISREFAVTGLRLILAGQGEVVAANQLGKIKTWAQIVAISALILHNTIFTLVGIPFDTIMLYVALFFTVWSGWDYFYLNRRALLDSK
- a CDS encoding DUF3388 domain-containing protein, whose amino-acid sequence is MGEWYFEYEIQVNRPGLLGDIASLLGMLRVNIVSINGVDEEHRGMLLSTENEESIQRFISIVSTMENINVTRFREPKLRDRLAVRHGHYIPKDADEKNTFRFVRDELGILVDFMAELFKKEGSKLIGIRGMPRVGKTESIVAASVCANKKWIFISSTMIKQTVRNALMGDEFNGNNIFILDGAVTRRSTDERHQQLVREIMGMPTIKVIEHPDLFVQHSSYKIEDFDYIIELRHEPDEEITYEIIEKNNMLSSTDHFGGFGF
- the recA gene encoding recombinase RecA, translating into MSDRKAALDMALKQIEKQFGKGSVMKLGENSNNKIDTTSSGSIAIDAALGIGGYPRGRIVEVYGPESSGKTTVTLHAIAEIQANGGTAAFIDAEHALDPVYAQKLGVNIDELLLSQPDTGEQALEIAEALVRSGAIDIIVIDSVAALVPKAEIEGEMGDSHMGLQARLMSQALRKLSGVINKSNTLAIFINQVREKIGVMFGNPETTTGGRALKFYSSIRLEVRRGEAIKQGTEIIGNKTKIKVVKNKVAPPFRTAEVDIMYGEGISKEGEIVDIGAELDIIQKSGSWYSYNSERIGQGRENVKQFFKENPAMKEEVTEKIRQHFGIGELGYTIGANDTTDEEELDELELFENEKE